Part of the Helicobacter bilis genome is shown below.
TTTTTACCTGCCTTTTTAAGATCTCTTACCACAGGTATATGATCAGTTACCATATCTACAAAATCAACCACGCTATCCCAAAAGTCATTTTGGTCGTGAGCGTTTTTGCTTTCTTCTACCCTTTGCACGACTCTTTTTTGCTTTGGGATTTTTCTTAGTATCATTTTTTCTAACTGCAATATATTGTAGGGCTTATACTGTTTTTGTTTTCTTTTATTATAGTATCCTGCACTATAACACACAATATCCTTTTTGCTAAGTGATAGTCCAGTATCTTTCTTAATACGCTCTTGCAAATCCGCAACTTTCTCTTGCAAAAACTGCTCTTGTTCCTCGCCTAGCTCATTATTATCTCTATCAAAATATTCCTCACTTTCAACCTTATCGCATTTATTAAGCCCGATTAAAATCCGCTTACTATCGCCTAGTGTTTTAAGCAGATATTTTATCGTTTCATACTCTTGCCCCAGCACTTTTACACTTCCATCAGTAATAACAAGGACTAGATCAATTTTAGCA
Proteins encoded:
- a CDS encoding GTPase family protein, giving the protein MISLKKYPFPQLPESDWKKILKEIHKLKDKLEDEQREGMKAILDSLDIPLNILLMGGTGVGKSSTINAIYGANRVEVGTGARPQTQEIEQCQISKNITLYDSPGLGEGSEKDKQHMEKIDKLLTDTDENGNAKIDLVLVITDGSVKVLGQEYETIKYLLKTLGDSKRILIGLNKCDKVESEEYFDRDNNELGEEQEQFLQEKVADLQERIKKDTGLSLSKKDIVCYSAGYYNKRKQKQYKPYNILQLEKMILRKIPKQKRVVQRVEESKNAHDQNDFWDSVVDFVDMVTDHIPVVRDLKKAGKKLWDILTGWW